In Ruminiclostridium josui JCM 17888, the genomic window TTTCCATGGTACCCCCAATTCCTACCCCTACAACTATAGGAGGGCATGGATTTGGCCCAGCCTTATCAACAGTTTCCAATATAAATTTCTTTACTCCTTCAATGCCATCTGAAGGCTTAAGCATTTTCAGAGCACTCATGTTCTCGCTGCCAAAGCCTTTAGGAGCCAATTCAATTTTAAGTGTATCACCTTCAACAATATCATAGTGGATTACAGCAGGTGTATTATCACCTGTATTCACTCTCTCAATTGGGTCACTAACAACTGATTTTCTTAAAAAACCTTCTTTATACCCTCTTCTCACACCTTCATTTATTGCTTCTGATAACCCTCCACCTGTTATGTGTACCTCTTGACCAATTGTTACAAAAACCACTGCCATACCAGTATCCTGACATATGGCTACTTTTTTATCGGCTGCCAGATTAGCATTTATCAAAAGTTTATCAAGTATTTCCTTTCCAATATGTGAGTTCTCGCACTCCACACCTTTTTCCATAGCTTGTTTTATATCAATGTTGAGGAAATAATTCGCTTGTATACATAGTCTGCTAACTTCTTTTATTATTGTCGTAACATCAATCTCTCTCATGCTTCCTCCGTTTAAATCCTTAAAGTAAATATATTTTTTATTATACATTTGCCATTTTATCTCAACAACAATTTTTAAATATTTTAAATACCGTATAATAGCTTCCAAAACCCGTAAACTATAAAGACAAATCATCGTTTTTTTAGTATAATATTTATATAGAAGTTTTATTATTCAAATCCCCAGAACGTTTTATTACGGGTATAAGGAGGCTATTTATTGAAATCGACTGCCAGTAATATTTTGGTTTGTGTAACACAACAAAAAACTTGCGAAAGACTTATTAAAAAGGCATTAGAATTCTCAAGTGACGGGGATTCCCTGTTTATAATACACGTAGCAAAAAATGACTGGAGTTTCCTTGATAATGATAAAGAAGGGGAAGCACTAGAGTATCTTTTCGGTATTGCAAAATCAGTCGGTGCCAATCTGACGGTTTTAAGGTCTGATGATATTGTAGATACCATTGTATCCTATTCTTTGGATAACAATATAGATATGCTGGTCATGGGTGATTCCAAAGGAGATCACAGCGAAAACTACTTTTATAAGGCTTTAAAAGCTAGATTGGATAAGGTCAATATACATGTTGTACCTAACTAAAACGTAAAATGATAAAATATTTCCTATTTTGGATGGTACAAAATAACTATTTTCCCCTGAAAGGCTTGACTTTAGCGAGCTTTCATTATAAAATATTGTCGAATTCCATTTTTAGGAGGTTGTGTATAAATGAATAAATCAGATTTAATCAATTCCATCGCCACAAAGTCAGGCTTAAATAAGAAAAATAGTGAAGCTGCTTTGAACGCTTTCATTTCTTCAGTAGAAGAAACTCTTAAAGCTGGCGATAAAGTTACATTAGTTGGATTCGGAACTTTCGAAGTAAGGGAAAGAGCTGCTAGAAAAGGCAGAAATCCTCAGACTAAGGAAGAAATTACTATTCCAGCTTCCAAGGCTCCAGTATTTAAGGCTGGAAAAGGTTTAAAGGATAACGTAAACGCTTAATGCGGAACTACATAAAGGGGGCTGTCATAAGGCAGAAAGCAATTTCTTTCTTACGACAGCCCCTTTTGTATTAGTTATTTTTTCTTATCTTATCGATTATCCGGCATATAACTTGTGAGTTTGTTGGTTTTTTAGCATTTTCGTTGTCATCAATTCCTTTTTCGATGCAATTTCTTATTGCTCTCTCAACTTTTTGAACAGGAACACCGTTCTTTTCGGCTATTGTCCTATATACACCTTTCGGTAAAGAGCCGGTTTTACAATAATAATCAAAAGATGCCGTTATTATATCTCTGATATATGAATACCCGGTCATGTGAGCTTTCAGGCCACATTCTCTCATATATTTTGTTGCAAGAAGTTTTAATTCATTATCTGTTTGATTTTTTTGTTTATAATTGTTCGACTTATTATATGTATATTGACTTTTTCCAATTTGAGCTCTTTCAGAATCAGAATATAATTGCCTTACTCTAGTAGCAATAACGCTTTCATCAAAGGGCTTAATTATGTAATAATTTGCCCCAAGATTCATAGCTCTTGAAATATAAATTTCCTGACTTATTGCTGAAAAAATGATAAATACGGGTCTGCTTTCCTTTGTTAATGTTTTGGCATATTCTAGTACGCCTATACCATCCAGTTTTGGCATAATTAGGTCTAATAAAACTACGTCGGGTAAATCCTTTTCTATAAACTCAATTGTTTGAAACCCATCTTTTGCTATGTTGGTTACCTCTAAGTCTTCGTGTTCTGCCAAATTATCCCTTAATGTCTGTGCAGCCAACTGATTGTCGTCAGCAATTAAAATCCTTATCTTACGCATTATACCTCTTTTTACCCTTTTCTTTTAATTTATCAGTTTATTTTGAAGATATGGCCCCAAGTATCGTCCCTGAAACTGTATCAGGATCTGCAGAGTCACAATTTACGACTAGATCTGCATATTTTTGGTACAAAGGAACTCTATTATTATACAACTCAAGTAAGGTTTCCGCTGTTCTAACTAACTTTCTTGATGAATCCATTCTCTCTTTAATAATATCATACTTTGTATCCAAATATATAATAAATCCGATGCTTTTTAAATAATTCATGGAAATTTCACTATGAACAAGTCCTCCACCTGTTGATATTATACAAGTATTATCCTTTATCGAAAGAACTGCTTCATCCTGAACTTTCATAAAATATTCAAGACCATCTTCTTCCACAAGCCGTCTGGGGGTTTTACCTGTCAGTTCACATATAAGCTGGTCAGTATCAATAAATGTGTACCCAAGTCTTTCCGACAATTTTTCCCCAACTGTCGTCTTACCGCTTCCAGGCATGCCTATCAATACTATATTTTTGGGAGACTCTATCATAGCTTATCCCACCTGCTATCCATATCAGTTATACTTCTGCTTCCAGAGGCCATCAGTATACTATCTACCAACGCCATTCTAACCATGGCTTCACAAATAGGGTATATTCTCGGTACCAGCGAAGGGTCACTTCTTGATGCAAATTTATGGGTAACTGGTTCAAGAGTCGATACATTTACTGTCAGTTGATCCTTTAAAATAGTTGGTGTCGGTTTAACAGCAACACGTATTCTTATCTCTTCACCATTTGATATTCCTCCAAGCATACCGCCTGCTCTGTTTGTTTTAAATCTGATTCGTCCTGTATCCTCATCGTAATAAGGTGTATCATTACATTCTGAACCCTTTTTTGACGTTACTCCAAAGCCTTCTCCAATCTCAATTCCTTTGACCCCTCCAATAGACATAATTCCATGTGCAATCGTAGCACTTAACTTGTCAAAAACAGGTTCTCCAAGTCCTGCTGGTACTCCCTTTGCTATTATCTCCACAACACCTCCACAGGAATCTCCTTCTTTTTTTACCTGAAGCAAATCTTCAATCATAAGCTTTGCTATTTCTGGGTCAGGACAATTTATCTCATTTGTTCGATAATTCTGTTTGGCAGTTTCATATGAAAATGGACCTGCTTTTATACCATGAGATTCGATTGTAAACGCTATTACATCAATCCCCATACTATCTAGAATTATTTTCGCTATAGCTCCTCCTGCTACTCTTGCAACTGTTTCACGTGCTGATGCCCTTCCTGCTCCAAGATAGTCAGAATGTTCCCCATATTTTTTATAATAGGTATATGCTGCCTGCCCAGGTCTTAGCAAATCTTTATTTCCTTTGTGTTGTTCTATATGGTAATCTCCTATATCACTGCTTGGTATAATCATACACACAGGTGCACCCGTTGTTCTGTCATCCTGCATTACTCCTGAAAAAATATATACTTTGTCCGCTTCCGCTCTTGGAGTGTGAAGCTGAGACTGTCCAGGTTTTCTTTTATCCAATTCTTCCTGTATAATTTGAGAAGTTACTTTCAACCCTGCCGGAACACCGTCAACTATTACTGCCAGTCCTCCCCACAGTTCAGGGGGAATATTCGGATTTTTTCTAAAAGCACCTGAATATGATTCACCGCATGTTGTAACTCTGAATAATCTTCCAAATGTATTTCCTAACATATAAACCTCCAATTCCGCAAATACGCAGCTGTAATTATATTAATTGAATTTTCCCGCCGCAGCTTTTTACCGATTCAACAAAGCCAGGATATGTAACATTCATTGCCTCTGCTGTATCAATAATAGTTTCTCCTTCGCAATTTAAGCCCGCTATTGCCAATGACATTACCACTCTGTGGTCATCATGGCCATTTACCGAAGTTCCGTGCAATTTACTCTCACGTATAATCAATCCATCCGGGAGTTCGGATATGTCAGCCCCCATTTTGGTAAGCTCAGAACACATTACGCTTATTCTATCCGTCTCCTTTAATCTTGCCTGAGGAACATTAACCAATCTGGTTTCACCTTTTGCAAAACATGCTGCTACAGCCATGGCGGGCAGAGCATCAGGTATGGAATTCATATCGATTTCTCTTCCTTTAAGACTCTTCCCTTTTATTTTTACTTTTTTATCATCATATTTTATTTCTGCACCCATATCCTCAAGTATTCCAAGAACAGCTTTATCTCCTTGAGGATCAGACATGTCAAGGTTTGTCAGAACCAACTCATTACCGGATATTGCCGCATGCACCATAAAGAATGTCGCCGACGAAAAATCTCCTGGAATTGTACATTCAAAAGGTTTGTATTGCTGGCTTCCCGGTATGAAAAATTCTTTCATTAAGTTGTGTGAATATTTGATACCAAGCTTGTCAAGCCACCACAATGTAATTTCTACGTAAGGTATTTCATTAAGACGCGTAATTTTTACATGGGTATCCTTTTCAAGCAGCGGAGCATTTAACAAAATAGAAGACAGGTATTGTGACGTGACAGAATCAAGTTCAGTAAAACCTCCTGTGGCCCTTCCTTTAATAACTACAGGTGCTGACTCATTTCCTCTGGTTGTAAACGCTGTGCCTCCCAAATTATTTATGGCTTTTACCAAAGGCCCAATCTGTCTTTTACGAATCTGATAATCGCCTGTAAAAACAGTACATCCCTCAACGAGGGCAGCAGTCATAAGCCCAAGTCTGAGGCTTGTTCCGGAATTACCTACATCAATAACATTTTCCGGAACCTGTGGATATGCTCCAATTCCATTAACCGTATAGCTTTCTTCATTAAGATCATAAGTTGAGCCAAAAGCCCTGCATACATGGACAGCAGATATTGCATCTGCCGAAAGCAAAGGATTTCTGATAGTGCTTGTACCCTTTGCCAGCCCTGCCAGAAATAATGATCTTATAGTGTGGGACTTCGACCCGGGTATGTTTATATTACCCGAAAGATCTGATTTTTCTACCTTTAAAAACATAAAATTCACCTACCATATTACCGTATTTTTTACTTGCAAATTTACCGTGCTACATTATTCCTACATTACTATGTTATCTAATTAGGCTAAGTCTCGTCAACCGATACTTAGCCTATTTTTTTGAAATATACAAATTTACTGCTGTGTATTGATTATTTGTTTCGGTGGAGGCGGTCCAAAAAATTGGTAATAGTTGCAAAGAAGTCTTCCATTATATAACTTGCGTTTCTTATCTGCCCTTCTGCTAAATAGTTTTTCAAAATCCATATTGGATGTAATAACATAATAGGACCAGGTTTCCAGCTTTTTAAACACTTTACCCATTTCTCTGTAGAGGTCTTCTACGGCTTCCCTCTCTCCAAGTCTCTCACCATAAGGAGGATTACATATAATAATTCCGTATTTATATCTTGAGCTTATTTCAGACATGGGAAGCCTCTGAAGATGTATGGCATCCTCAACACCAGCTTTTTTCGCATGGTATCTAGCAAGGCTCATGGCATTCTCATCTATATCTGAACCATGGATTCTAAGTTCCTGATCCTCAACCATCATATCATACGCCTCGTCTCGAGCATCATCCCACAGTGATTGGGGAATTGTCGGCCACTTTTCAGCATCAAATTCACGACCTAAGCCCGGTGCAATGTTTCTTCCTATCATAGCTGCTTCTATGGGAATAGTCCCGCTTCCACAAAAAGGGTCCAACAAAATCCTGTCCTTCTTCCAATGACTTATCAAAATCATGGCACAAGCAAGAGTCTCCTTTAGTGGAGCACCTCCTACCAGCTTTCTATAGCCTCTTTTATGGAGTCCTGCTCCACTTGTATCTATTGTAAGAGTAACTATGTCCTTTAGTAATGCTACTTCTATTCTATATCTGGGTCCGGTTTCTTCAAACCATTCACATTTATATTTTTGTTTTAGTTTTTCAACAACTGCTTTTTTTACTATAGCCTGACAATCAGGGACACTGAAAAGCTTCGAATCAATAGACTTTCCTTCAACTGGAAATTCCGCATCCACTGGAATTATTTCATCCCAAGGTAAGGCTTTGGTTTTTTCGAATAATTCTTCAAAGCTCAAGGCCTTAAACTCACCCATTTTAAGCAAAATACGGTCTGCAGTTCTAAGCCATAAATTAGTTCTGCAAATAGCCGATTCATCCCCCGAAAATGTAACCTTCCCATTTTCTACCTTCTGCTCTAAATATCCAAGTTTTTTTAATTCTCTTGCCGTTACAGCTTCTATTCCAAAAGCGGATGTAGCAATAAGTTGTAATTTGCTCATTTTTTACCTTTCACGAAACATTTTTTGAGATTTTATTACAAAAATAAGTAATATTATTATAACCTTGCTAAGGATTATTAACAACATTATTTGCCACATTCAGCACTCTGATGCACTTTAGCATACATGTATAAAAATATAAACATTATATAAATATACCAGACAAAACAAATGACACCGATTTAACCACTGCTTGCAATTATCCATTTTCCCCTTTATCACTTTACCATATGTTTAAATCTTGTTTTAGTCTTCAAATCCTTATATTACAATGTTTTTATGTATATTGTATTTTTATCTATTTCATTTTTATGATTAATTTTGCAATTTTTGCTTTTTGCTCTTGCATATAAAAATATCTGATGATATAATATGGGAGGCGAAAAAAGTTAATAATTGGTGTACAATGGAGTATGCATTTTAACTACATGTCTGTATGTCTTTCTTTATATTTATTTCTGGGCGCGTATGTTAATAAAAAAAAGGTTTTTTTGTAACTTTTGTTTCAAATTACCATGTCTAAATATCTCCTGTCACCAAATACTACTTAATAATTAAATACATAGCAGGAGGTTATTTAAATGAAGATATTACAAAGAGTAATGGATCAGGTTATTCAAAGAAATCCTGGTGAACCAGAATTTCATCAGGCTGTAAAAGAAGTTCTCGAATCTCTTGAAATTGTTGCTGAGAAACATCCTGAATGGGTAGAAGCAGGTATATTCGACAGAATAGTAGAACCAGAAAGACAAATCATTTTCAGAGTACCTTGGGTTGATGATAATGGTAAGGTACATGTAAATCGTGGTTTCAGAATTCAATTCAACAGTGCAATTGGTCCTTATAAGGGCGGTTTAAGACTTCATCCTTCCGTTAATGCAAGTATCCTCAAATTCCTTGGTTTCGAACAAATATTCAAAAATTCATTAACAGGTCTACCTATCGGTGGTGGTAAAGGTGGTAGTGATTTCGATCCTAAGGGAAAATCAGACCTTGAAATTATGAGATTCTGCCAGAGCTTTATGACAGAATTATCAAAGCATATCGGTGCTGACACTGATGTTCCTGCTGGTGATATTGGAACTGGTGCAAGGGAAATCGGTTATATGTACGGACAATACAAAAGATTGAGAAATGAATTTACTGGTGTTCTCACAGGTAAAGGATTGACTTGGGGCGGAAGCCTTGTTCGTACTGAAGCTACTGGTTACGGCCTCTGCTACTTTATGGAAGAAGCATTAAAGGCTAAGGGTAAATCATTCAAGGGTGCTACAGTAGTTGTTTCCGGTTCAGGTAACGTTGCTATATACGCTACTGAAAAAGTACACCAGTTAGGTGGAAAAGTTGTTGCACTAAGTGATTCAAACGGATACATCTATGATCCAGACGGAATTAAGCTTGACACTGTTAAGCAGATTAAAGAAGTTGAAAGAAAGCGTATCAGTGAATATGTTAAGATTCACAAGAACGCAACTTACACTGAAGGCTGCTCAGGTATATGGAGCGTTAAGTGTGATATCGCTCTTCCTTCAGCTACTCAGAATGAAATAGATGAAGCTTCTGCTAAATTATTAGTAGCAAATGGCTGCTACGCAGTTGGAGAAGGTGCAAACATGCCATCAACTCCAGAAGCTGTTGAAGTTTACCTCAAAAACAAGATTATTTACGGGCCTGCTAAGGCTGCAAATGCAGGTGGAGTTGC contains:
- a CDS encoding response regulator; protein product: MRKIRILIADDNQLAAQTLRDNLAEHEDLEVTNIAKDGFQTIEFIEKDLPDVVLLDLIMPKLDGIGVLEYAKTLTKESRPVFIIFSAISQEIYISRAMNLGANYYIIKPFDESVIATRVRQLYSDSERAQIGKSQYTYNKSNNYKQKNQTDNELKLLATKYMRECGLKAHMTGYSYIRDIITASFDYYCKTGSLPKGVYRTIAEKNGVPVQKVERAIRNCIEKGIDDNENAKKPTNSQVICRIIDKIRKNN
- the gdhA gene encoding NADP-specific glutamate dehydrogenase, with amino-acid sequence MKILQRVMDQVIQRNPGEPEFHQAVKEVLESLEIVAEKHPEWVEAGIFDRIVEPERQIIFRVPWVDDNGKVHVNRGFRIQFNSAIGPYKGGLRLHPSVNASILKFLGFEQIFKNSLTGLPIGGGKGGSDFDPKGKSDLEIMRFCQSFMTELSKHIGADTDVPAGDIGTGAREIGYMYGQYKRLRNEFTGVLTGKGLTWGGSLVRTEATGYGLCYFMEEALKAKGKSFKGATVVVSGSGNVAIYATEKVHQLGGKVVALSDSNGYIYDPDGIKLDTVKQIKEVERKRISEYVKIHKNATYTEGCSGIWSVKCDIALPSATQNEIDEASAKLLVANGCYAVGEGANMPSTPEAVEVYLKNKIIYGPAKAANAGGVATSALEMCQNSMRYSWTFEEVDAKLKDIMVNIYNTVSAAAKEYGMEDNLVAGANIAGFLKVANAMYAQGVAY
- a CDS encoding universal stress protein — protein: MKSTASNILVCVTQQKTCERLIKKALEFSSDGDSLFIIHVAKNDWSFLDNDKEGEALEYLFGIAKSVGANLTVLRSDDIVDTIVSYSLDNNIDMLVMGDSKGDHSENYFYKALKARLDKVNIHVVPN
- a CDS encoding THUMP domain-containing class I SAM-dependent RNA methyltransferase; translation: MSKLQLIATSAFGIEAVTARELKKLGYLEQKVENGKVTFSGDESAICRTNLWLRTADRILLKMGEFKALSFEELFEKTKALPWDEIIPVDAEFPVEGKSIDSKLFSVPDCQAIVKKAVVEKLKQKYKCEWFEETGPRYRIEVALLKDIVTLTIDTSGAGLHKRGYRKLVGGAPLKETLACAMILISHWKKDRILLDPFCGSGTIPIEAAMIGRNIAPGLGREFDAEKWPTIPQSLWDDARDEAYDMMVEDQELRIHGSDIDENAMSLARYHAKKAGVEDAIHLQRLPMSEISSRYKYGIIICNPPYGERLGEREAVEDLYREMGKVFKKLETWSYYVITSNMDFEKLFSRRADKKRKLYNGRLLCNYYQFFGPPPPKQIINTQQ
- a CDS encoding HU family DNA-binding protein yields the protein MNKSDLINSIATKSGLNKKNSEAALNAFISSVEETLKAGDKVTLVGFGTFEVRERAARKGRNPQTKEEITIPASKAPVFKAGKGLKDNVNA
- the aroA gene encoding 3-phosphoshikimate 1-carboxyvinyltransferase encodes the protein MFLKVEKSDLSGNINIPGSKSHTIRSLFLAGLAKGTSTIRNPLLSADAISAVHVCRAFGSTYDLNEESYTVNGIGAYPQVPENVIDVGNSGTSLRLGLMTAALVEGCTVFTGDYQIRKRQIGPLVKAINNLGGTAFTTRGNESAPVVIKGRATGGFTELDSVTSQYLSSILLNAPLLEKDTHVKITRLNEIPYVEITLWWLDKLGIKYSHNLMKEFFIPGSQQYKPFECTIPGDFSSATFFMVHAAISGNELVLTNLDMSDPQGDKAVLGILEDMGAEIKYDDKKVKIKGKSLKGREIDMNSIPDALPAMAVAACFAKGETRLVNVPQARLKETDRISVMCSELTKMGADISELPDGLIIRESKLHGTSVNGHDDHRVVMSLAIAGLNCEGETIIDTAEAMNVTYPGFVESVKSCGGKIQLI
- a CDS encoding fumarate hydratase, with the translated sequence MREIDVTTIIKEVSRLCIQANYFLNIDIKQAMEKGVECENSHIGKEILDKLLINANLAADKKVAICQDTGMAVVFVTIGQEVHITGGGLSEAINEGVRRGYKEGFLRKSVVSDPIERVNTGDNTPAVIHYDIVEGDTLKIELAPKGFGSENMSALKMLKPSDGIEGVKKFILETVDKAGPNPCPPIVVGVGIGGTMEKASIMAKQALLRPINVRSSIEYVRNLENEMLDKINQLGIGPAGLGGNTTALAVNVETYPTHIAGLPVAINISCHVTRHAEVTL
- the aroC gene encoding chorismate synthase codes for the protein MLGNTFGRLFRVTTCGESYSGAFRKNPNIPPELWGGLAVIVDGVPAGLKVTSQIIQEELDKRKPGQSQLHTPRAEADKVYIFSGVMQDDRTTGAPVCMIIPSSDIGDYHIEQHKGNKDLLRPGQAAYTYYKKYGEHSDYLGAGRASARETVARVAGGAIAKIILDSMGIDVIAFTIESHGIKAGPFSYETAKQNYRTNEINCPDPEIAKLMIEDLLQVKKEGDSCGGVVEIIAKGVPAGLGEPVFDKLSATIAHGIMSIGGVKGIEIGEGFGVTSKKGSECNDTPYYDEDTGRIRFKTNRAGGMLGGISNGEEIRIRVAVKPTPTILKDQLTVNVSTLEPVTHKFASRSDPSLVPRIYPICEAMVRMALVDSILMASGSRSITDMDSRWDKL
- a CDS encoding shikimate kinase, with amino-acid sequence MIESPKNIVLIGMPGSGKTTVGEKLSERLGYTFIDTDQLICELTGKTPRRLVEEDGLEYFMKVQDEAVLSIKDNTCIISTGGGLVHSEISMNYLKSIGFIIYLDTKYDIIKERMDSSRKLVRTAETLLELYNNRVPLYQKYADLVVNCDSADPDTVSGTILGAISSK